A single genomic interval of Cydia strobilella chromosome 3, ilCydStro3.1, whole genome shotgun sequence harbors:
- the LOC134755868 gene encoding glycylpeptide N-tetradecanoyltransferase 2-like — protein sequence MDDNTSQSTELHKDNEVKPKKKNKNKKKRSGGDGDHGGSSSAADGIVAVPSSGDVHQNISIKDLKMAMDVLNLQQKPAKTTEEALHKSYQFWSTQPVPKMDEKIVSNEPIEPPKSPEDIRAEPYTLPDGFNWDTLNLNEPLVLKELYTLLNENYVEDDDCMFRFDYQTDFLKWALQPPGWRMDWHCGVRVVKSGRLVGFISAIPAQLRIYDHLQTVVEINFLCVHKKLRAKRVAPVLIREITRRVNLTGIFQGVYTAGIVLPKPIATCRYWHRSLNPKKLIDIKFSHLSRNMTMQRTLKLFKLPDLPKTPGFRKLEPQDSEKVVPLLNNYLSKFDLTPVFNEEDFKHWFTSQPDIIDSFVVEAADGSITDFVSYYTLPSTVVYHPVHKTLKAAYAFYNVSTKTPWVDLMHDALITAKNSGFDVFNALDLMENKEFLEPLKFGIGDGNLQYYLYNWRCPSMTPNKIGLVLQ from the coding sequence ATGGATGATAATACATCACAGTCTACTGAACTTCACAAGGACAATGAAGTCAAACCTAAAAAGAAGAATAAGAACAAGAAAAAGCGTAGTGGAGGAGATGGTGACCACGGCGGGTCAAGTTCCGCCGCTGACGGGATAGTGGCCGTGCCCAGTTCTGGTGACGTTCACCAAAACATATCTATCAAAGATTTAAAAATGGCAATGGACGTCCTTAATCTACAACAGAAACCAGCTAAGACAACTGAGGAAGCTCTCCACAAGTCATACCAGTTTTGGTCTACTCAGCCTGTCCCCAAAATGGATGAAAAAATTGTTTCTAATGAACCTATCGAACCACCCAAGTCACCAGAGGATATAAGAGCGGAACCTTACACTCTACCTGATGGCTTTAATTGGGATACCTTAAACTTAAATGAGCCTTTGGTTTTAAAGGAATTGTACACATTGCTAAATGAAAATTATGTAGAAGATGATGACTGTATGTTTCGCTTCGACTATCAAACGGATTTCCTCAAGTGGGCACTTCAGCCTCCTGGTTGGAGGATGGATTGGCACTGTGGTGTGCGTGTTGTGAAGTCTGGAAGATTAGTGGGCTTTATTTCTGCTATACCTGCCCAGTTGAGAATCTACGATCATCTGCAAACTGTTGTCGAAATAAACTTTCTTTGTGTGCACAAAAAGCTCCGTGCTAAAAGAGTTGCCCCTGTTCTGATCAGGGAGATAACTAGGAGAGTTAACTTGACGGGGATATTCCAAGGTGTCTACACAGCTGGAATTGTGCTGCCTAAACCAATTGCCACATGCCGCTATTGGCATAGATCCCTTAACCCAAAAAAACTAATTGACATTAAATTTAGTCACCTGTCAAGAAACATGACCATGCAAAGAACTCTAAAACTTTTTAAACTCCCAGATTTGCCTAAAACTCCAGGTTTTCGGAAATTAGAGCCTCAAGATTCTGAAAAAGTTGTTCCATTATTGAATAACTACTTGAGTAAGTTTGATTTGACTCCAGTTTTTAACGAGGAGGACTTTAAGCACTGGTTTACTTCACAGCCAGATATTATTGACAGCTTTGTAGTGGAAGCTGCCGATGGTTCTATTACAGACTTTGTCAGTTACTATACACTGCCATCTACTGTTGTTTACCACCCTGTGCACAAAACATTAAAAGCTGCTTATGCATTTTATAATGTGTCCACAAAAACCCCATGGGTTGATTTAATGCATGATGCATTGATAACTGCAAAGAACTCAGGGTTTGATGTTTTCAATGCATTGGACTTGATGGAGAATAAGGAGTTCTTGGAGccactgaaatttggcataggtgATGGTAATCTGCAATACTACCTGTACAACTGGCGGTGTCCTAGCATGACACCAAATAAAATTGGTTTAGTCCTGCAATAA
- the LOC134755869 gene encoding polyadenylate-binding protein 1 — MNPGPPNYPMASLYVGDLHSDITEAMLFEKFSTAGPVLSIRVCRDMITRRSLGYAYVNFQQPADAERALDSMNFDMIKGRPIRIMWSQRDPSLRKSGVGNVFIKNLDKTIDNKAMYDTFSAFGNILSCKVAQDETGASKGYGFVHFETEEAANKSIEKVNGMLLNGKKVYVGRFIPRKEREKELGEKAKLFTNVYVKNFGEDFADELLKDMFEKYGRITSHKVMYKDDGSSRGFGFVAFEDPDAAERACMELNGKELVEGKPLYVGRAQKKAERQKELKRKFEQLKSERLTRYQGVNLYVKNLDDTIDDERLRKEFAPFGTITSAKVMLEDGRSKGFGFVCFSSPEEATKAVTEMNGRIVGTKPLYVALAQRKEDRKAHLTSQYMQRMASMRMQQMGQIFQPGGAGGYFVPTIPPAQRFYGPAQMTQIRPSPRWTAQPPVRPGTQSAASGYPNMQAPFRPAPRGPTQAAMRTSLGARPITGQQGVPATASIRAPLVTQSGRPAGYKYTANMRNPPAPQPAVHIQGQEPLTASMLAAAPLQEQKQMLGERLFPLIQRMHPDLAGKITGMLLEIDNSELLHMLEHGESLKAKVDEAVAVLQAHQAKQQATKKE, encoded by the exons ATGAATCCTGGTCCGCCAAATTATCCCATGGCGTCATTGTACGTCGGGGATTTACACTCTGATATTACCGAAGCCATGTTGTTTGAAAAATTTTCAACTGCTGGTCCGGTTCTCTCTATACGCGTTTGCCGTGATATGATTACTCGTAGATCCCTGGGCTACGCTTACGTAAATTTTCAGCAACCTGCCGATG CTGAAAGAGCCTTGGATTCCATGAATTTTGACATGATTAAAGGGAGGCCTATCAGGATTATGTGGTCCCAGCGTGACCCTTCCCTTCGCAAGTCTGGAGTCGGCAATGTGTTTATTAAAAACCTTGATAAAACCATTGACAACAAGGCCATGTATGACACTTTCTCTGCTTTCGGCAACATTTTGAGTTGCAAGGTGGCCCAAGATGAAACTGGTGCTTCCAAAGGCTACGGCTTTGTTCATTTTGAAACTGAAGAGGCTGCCAACAAGTCCAttgaaaaagtaaatggtatGTTACTCAATGGAAAGAAGGTTTACGTCGGCCGATTCATTCCTCGTAAGGAACGCGAAAAGGAACTCGGAGAGAAGGCTAAACTGTTCACAAATGTATATGTGAAAAACTTTGGAGAAGATTTTGCTGATGAACTTCTCAAAGACATGTTTGAGAAGTATGGCCGCATTACTAGCCACAAAGTAATGTATAAAGATGATGGAAGTTCCCGTGGTTTTGGATTTGTTGCTTTCGAAGATCCTGATGCTGCTGAGAGGGCTTGCATGGAGCTCAATGGTAAAGAACTGGTTGAAGGCAAGCCCTTGTATGTTGGACGTGCCCAAAAGAAAGCAGAGCGTCAAAAAGAACTGAAACGCAAATTTGAACAACTAAAATCTGAAAGATTGACTCGCTACCAAGGTGTAAACCTCTATGTTAAGAATTTGGATGACACTATTGATGATGAACGCCTACGTAAAGAGTTTGCTCCATTTGGCACCATCACCTCTGCTAAG GTAATGTTGGAAGATGGCCGCAGCAAAGGCTTTGGGTTTGTATGTTTCTCATCTCCAGAAGAAGCTACCAAGGCTGTCACTGAAATGAATGGCCGCATTGTTGGAACTAAGCCATTGTATGTGGCTTTAGCCCAACGTAAGGAAGACCGTAAGGCTCATCTGACGTCTCAGTACATGCAGCGTATGGCTAGTATGCGCATGCAGCAGATGGGCCAGATATTCCAACCAGGTGGTGCTGGAGGATACTTTGTCCCTACTATTCCACCGGCTCAGCGTTTCTATGGCCCAGCCCAGATGACACAGATAAGGCCTTCTCCTCGTTGGACTGCCCAGCCGCCTGTTAGACCGGGCACACAGTCTGCTGCTTCTGGCTATCCAAATATGCAGGCGCCATTCCGTCCAGCACCAAGAGGCCCAACTCAAGCAGCAATGCGCACATCTCTTGGAGCAAGGCCAATCACAGGCCAGCAAGGTGTCCCTGCCACTGCTTCTATTAGAGCACCACTTGTCACCCAGAGCGGACGTCCTGCAGGATACAAGTACACTGCGAACATGCGCAACCCTCCAGCACCACAACCAGCTGTACACATCCAGGGACAGGAACCTTTGACAGCCTCTATGTTAGCCGCTGCACCACTACAGGAACAAAAGCAAATGCTGGGTGAACGTCTCTTCCCATTGATTCAAAGAATGCACCCTGATTTGGCTGGAAAGATTACTGGAATGCTTTTGGAGATTGACAATTCTGAGCTTCTTCACATGCTGGAACATGGAGAATCTCTCAAAGCTAAAGTGGATGAGGCTGTTGCTGTGTTGCAGGCTCACCAGGCTAAGCAGCAAGCCACCAAGAAGGAGTAA